The Phacochoerus africanus isolate WHEZ1 chromosome 15, ROS_Pafr_v1, whole genome shotgun sequence genome has a segment encoding these proteins:
- the TBX1 gene encoding T-box transcription factor TBX1 isoform X2: MHFSTVTRDMEAFTASSLSSLGAAGGFPGAASPGADPYGPREPPPPRYEPCAAAAPGAPGPPPHAYPFAPAAGAATSAAAEPEGPGASCAAAAKAPVKKNAKVASVSVQLEMKALWDEFNQLGTEMIVTKAGRRMFPTFQVKLFGMDPMADYMLLMDFVPVDDKRYRYAFHSSSWLVAGKADPATPGRVHYHPDSPAKGAQWMKQIVSFDKLKLTNNLLDDNGHIILNSMHRYQPRFHVVYVDPRKDSEKYAEENFKTFVFEETRFTAVTAYQNHRITQLKIASNPFAKGFRDCDPEDWPRNHRPGALPLMSAFARSRNPVASPTQPNGAEKDSAEARREFERDAGGPAVLGDPAHPPQLLARVLSPALPGAGGAGALVPLPGAPGGRPSPPHPELRLEAPGASEPLHHHPYKYPASAYDHYLGAKSRPAPYPLPGLRGHGFHAHPHAHPHPHHHPAVSPAAAAAAAAAAAASMYSSAGGAPPGSYDYCPR; this comes from the exons CCTTCACGGCCAGCAGCCTGAGCAgcctgggggcggcggggggcttCCCGGGCGCTGCGTCGCCGGGCGCGGACCCATACGGCCCGCGCGAGCCCCCGCCGCCGCGCTACGAGCCGTGCGCCGCCGCTGCCCCCGGTGCCCCGGGCCCGCCGCCGCACGCCTACCCGTTCGCGCCGGCCGCCGGGGCCGCCACCAGTGCCGCCGCTGAGCCCGAGGGCCCTGGGGCTAGCTGCGCGGCCGCCGCCAAGGCGCCGGTGAAGAAGAACGCGAAGGTGGCCAGCGTGAGCGTGCAGCTGGAGATGAAGGCGCTGTGGGACGAGTTCAATCAGCTGGGCACCGAGATGATCGTCACCAAGGCCGGCAG GCGCATGTTCCCCACGTTCCAAGTGAAGCTTTTCGGCATGGACCCCATGGCCGACTACATGCTCCTCATGGACTTCGTGCCGGTGGATGACAAGCGGTACCG GTATGCCTTCCACAGCTCCTCCTGGCTGGTGGCAGGGAAGGCAGACCCTGCCACTCCGGGCCGCGTACACTACCACCCGGACTCGCCTGCCAAGGGGGCACAGTGGATGAAGCAAATCGTGTCCTTCGACAAACTCAAGCTGACCAACAACCTGCTAGACGACAATGGCCAT ATTATTCTCAACTCCATGCACAGATACCAGCCACGCTTCCACGTGGTCTACGTGGATCCACGCAAAGACAGTGAAAAATACGCCGAGGAGAACTTCAAAACCTTTGTGTTTGAGGAGACCCGCTTCACCGCGGTCACTGCCTACCAGAACCACCGG ATCACGCAGCTCAAGATCGCCAGTAATCCTTTCGCCAAAGGCTTCCGAGATTGCGATCCAGAGGACTG GCCCCGGAACCATCGGCCCGGCGCGCTGCCGCTCATGAGCGCCTTTGCGCGCTCGCGGAACCCCGTGGCCTCCCCCACGCAGCCCAACGGCGCGGAGAAAG ACTCGGCCGAGGCTCGGCGAGAATTCGAGCGCGACGCGGGCGGCCCGGCTGTGCTCGGGGACCCGGCGCACCCGCCGCAGCTGCTGGCGCGGGTGCTGAGCCCCGCGCTGCCCGGGGCCGGCGGCGCCGGGGCCCTGGTCCCGCTGCCTGGCGCGCCCGGAGGCCGGCCCAGCCCCCCGCACCCGGAGCTGCGCCTGGAGGCGCCCGGCGCGTCGGAGCCGCTGCACCACCACCCGTACAAGTACCCGGCGTCCGCCTACGACCACTACCTCGGGGCCAAGAGCCGGCCGGCGCCCTACCCGCTGCCAGGCCTGCGCGGCCACGGCTTCCACGCGCATCCGCACGCGCACCCGCATCCGCACCATCACCCCGCTGTgagccccgccgccgccgccgcggcagCGGCCGCGGCGGCCGCCAGCATGTACTCTTCAGCCGGGGGCGCGCCGCCGGGCTCCTACGACTACTGCCCCAGATAA